In Coturnix japonica isolate 7356 chromosome 9, Coturnix japonica 2.1, whole genome shotgun sequence, a single window of DNA contains:
- the USP13 gene encoding ubiquitin carboxyl-terminal hydrolase 13 isoform X1, protein MQRAALFGGGDAQMAAGDLGELLVPYMPTIRVPKSGDRVYKTECAFSYDSPDSEGGLYVCMNTFLGFGREHIERHYRKTGQCVYLHLKRRVIEKVPGASGGALPKRRNAKLFLDLEANGDLSGDDFEYEDEAKLVIFPDHYEISLPNIEELPALVTIASDALLSAKSPYRKQEPDSWEEELQASKHAKSLVQLDNGVRIPPSGWKCSKCDLRENLWLNLTDGSVLCGKWFFDGRGGNGHALEHYKETGYPLAVKLGTITPDGADVYSFDEEEPVLDPHIAKHLAHFGIDMLQMQVTENGLRDNDIKPRVSEWEVIQEAGVKLKPMYGPGYTGMKNLGNSCYLNAVMQAIFSIPEFQRAYVGNLPRIFDYSPIDPTQDFNTQMAKLGHGLLSGQYSKPPMKSELIEQVMKEEHKPQQNGISPQMFKAFISKDHTEFSSNRQQDAQEFFLHLINLVERNPVGSENPSDVFRFLVEERTQCCQSRKVRYTERVDCIMQLPVAMEAATNKDELIAYELKRREAEAARRPPPELVRAKIPFSACLQAFSEPSNVEDFWSSALQAKSAGVKTSRFASFPQYLVVQIKKFTFGLDWIPKKLDVSIDMPDFLDINHLRATGLQPGEEELPDIAPPIVIPEDPKDRMVNHFVESLDIDESSVMQLAEMGFPLEACRKAVYYTGNLGAEVAFNWIIAHMEEPDFAEPLVVPVFGGAASSGMAGLGAVGLDNQPPEEMVSIIISMGFQRSLAIRALKATNNNLERALEWIFSHPELEEEDGEPALNMMDLENHTNANILAETRSEGPRIKDGPGRYELLGFISHMGTSTMSGHYVCHLKKEGRWVIYNDLKVCASERPPKDLGYIYFYHRIPS, encoded by the exons GATTCAGAAGGAGGTCTCTATGTGTGCATGAACACGTTTCTGGGATTTGGAAGGGAACACATTGAGAGGCATTACCGGAAAACAGGACAGTGTGTATATTTGCATCTGAAACGACGTGTGATAGAG aagGTACCAGGGGCATCTGGTGGAGCTTTACCAAAAAGGAGGAATGCTAAGCTATTTTTAG ATCTAGAGGCAAATGGTGATCTGAGCGGTGATGACTTTGAATATGAAGATGAAGCAAAACTCGTTATATTTCCTGATCACTATGAAATTTCATTACCAAACATAGAAGAGTTACCAGCACTG GTGACAATAGCTTCTGACGCACTCCTCAGTGCAAAATCACCCTATAGGAAGCAGGAACCTGACTCCTGGGAAGAAGAGCTACAGGCATCTAAGCATGCCAAATCTCTTGTGCAGTTAGACAACGGCGTTAGAATTCCACCCAG tggtTGGAAGTGCTCAAAATGTGATCTTCGGGAGAATCTGTGGCTAAACCTGACAGATGGTTCAGTGTTGTGTGGGAAGTGGTTCTTTGATGGTAGAGGAGGGAATGGCCACGCACTGGAGCACTACAAGGAGACGGGTTATCCCCTGGCGGTGAAGTTGGGAACCATCACTCCTGATGGAGCAG ATGTCTATTCCTTTGATGAAGAGGAGCCGGTTTTAGATCCACATATAGCAAAGCATCTGGCACACTTTGGGATTGATATGCTGCAGATGCAAGTG acaGAGAACGGTCTAAGAGATAATGATATAAAACCAAGAGTCTCTGAATGGGAAGTGATTCAGGAAGCTGGCGTGAAACTCAAGCCCATGTATGGCCCAGGATATACCGGCATGAAGAACCTGGGGAATAGCTGCTACCTCAATGCTGTCATGCAGGCCATTTTCAGCATCCCAGAGTTCCAGCGAGC GTATGTGGGAAACCTTCCGAGAATATTTGACTACTCCCCAATTGATCCAACACAAGATTTCAACACTCAGAT GGCTAAATTGGGACATGGCCTCCTTTCAGGCCAGTATTCTAAACCACCCATGAAATCTGAGCTTATTGAACAGGTGATGAAAGAAGAACACAAG CCTCAACAAAATGGAATATCTCCACAGATGTTTAAAGCTTTTATAAGTAAAGACCACACAGAATTTTCCTCCAATAGACAACAAGATGCACAGGAGTTTTTCCTACATCTTATAAATCTAGTAGAG agaaatccTGTAGGTTCAGAAAACCCCAGTGATGTTTTCCGTTTCCTGGTGGAGGAGcgcacacagtgctgccagtCCAGAAAAGTACGCTACACTGAGAGGGTGGACTGTATCATGCAGTTACCTGTTGCCATGGAGGCAGCAACAAACAAAG ATGAATTAATTGCATATGAGCTgaaaaggagagaagcagaagctgcaAGGAGACCTCCACCAGAACTTGTCCGTGCCAAGATCCCATTCAGTGCATGTTTGCAGGCCTTCTCTGAACCAAGCAACGTAGAGGACTTCTGGAGCAGTGCCCTTCAAGCAAAATCTGCAGGAGTTAA GACTTCTcgttttgcttcatttcctcaGTACTTGGTGGTACAGATAAAGAAGTTCACCTTTGGCCTTGACTGGATACCCAAAAAGCTTG atgtTTCTATAGACATGCCAGATTTCCTGGATATCAACCACCTTCGAGCCACGGGTCTCCAGCCAGGAGAAGAGGAACTTCCCGACATTGCTCCTCCCATTGTCATTCCCGAAGACCCAAAAG atcgTATGGTGAACCATTTTGTGGAGT CTCTAGATATTGATGAGTCCTCGGTTATGCAACTGGCAGAGATGGGTTTTCCTTTGGAAGCATGTCGGAAAGCCGTGTACTATACAGGCAACCTCGGTGCTGAAGTGGCTTTCAACTGGATCATTGCACATATGGAAGAGCCAG ACTTTGCTGAGCCATTGGTTGTACCTGTGTTTGGGGGAGCTGCTTCCAGTGGTATGGCTGGCTTAGGGGctgttggactggataatcAACCTCCTGAAGAGATGGTCTCCATCATCATTTCCATGGGCTTCCAAAGGAGCCTTGCAATTCGAGCTCTGAAGGCAACA AACAATAACTTGGAGCGTGCACTGGAATGGATCTTCAGCCACCCTGAATTAGAGGAGGAAGATGGTGAGCCTGCTTTGAACATGATGGATTTGGAGAACCATACGAATGCAAATATCCTTGCAGAGACAAGATCAGAGGGACCCAGGATCAAAGATGGGCCTGGAA GGTATGAGCTGCTTGGGTTCATCAGCCACATGGGCACTTCCACAATGAGTGGTCACTACGTTTGTCATCtcaaaaaagaaggaag ATGGGTGATCTACAACGACCTTAAAGTCTGTGCCTCAGAACGACCTCCCAAAGACCTGggctacatttatttttaccacaGGATACCAAGTTAG
- the USP13 gene encoding ubiquitin carboxyl-terminal hydrolase 13 isoform X2, with product MNTFLGFGREHIERHYRKTGQCVYLHLKRRVIEKVPGASGGALPKRRNAKLFLDLEANGDLSGDDFEYEDEAKLVIFPDHYEISLPNIEELPALVTIASDALLSAKSPYRKQEPDSWEEELQASKHAKSLVQLDNGVRIPPSGWKCSKCDLRENLWLNLTDGSVLCGKWFFDGRGGNGHALEHYKETGYPLAVKLGTITPDGADVYSFDEEEPVLDPHIAKHLAHFGIDMLQMQVTENGLRDNDIKPRVSEWEVIQEAGVKLKPMYGPGYTGMKNLGNSCYLNAVMQAIFSIPEFQRAYVGNLPRIFDYSPIDPTQDFNTQMAKLGHGLLSGQYSKPPMKSELIEQVMKEEHKPQQNGISPQMFKAFISKDHTEFSSNRQQDAQEFFLHLINLVERNPVGSENPSDVFRFLVEERTQCCQSRKVRYTERVDCIMQLPVAMEAATNKDELIAYELKRREAEAARRPPPELVRAKIPFSACLQAFSEPSNVEDFWSSALQAKSAGVKTSRFASFPQYLVVQIKKFTFGLDWIPKKLDVSIDMPDFLDINHLRATGLQPGEEELPDIAPPIVIPEDPKDRMVNHFVESLDIDESSVMQLAEMGFPLEACRKAVYYTGNLGAEVAFNWIIAHMEEPDFAEPLVVPVFGGAASSGMAGLGAVGLDNQPPEEMVSIIISMGFQRSLAIRALKATNNNLERALEWIFSHPELEEEDGEPALNMMDLENHTNANILAETRSEGPRIKDGPGRYELLGFISHMGTSTMSGHYVCHLKKEGRWVIYNDLKVCASERPPKDLGYIYFYHRIPS from the exons ATGAACACGTTTCTGGGATTTGGAAGGGAACACATTGAGAGGCATTACCGGAAAACAGGACAGTGTGTATATTTGCATCTGAAACGACGTGTGATAGAG aagGTACCAGGGGCATCTGGTGGAGCTTTACCAAAAAGGAGGAATGCTAAGCTATTTTTAG ATCTAGAGGCAAATGGTGATCTGAGCGGTGATGACTTTGAATATGAAGATGAAGCAAAACTCGTTATATTTCCTGATCACTATGAAATTTCATTACCAAACATAGAAGAGTTACCAGCACTG GTGACAATAGCTTCTGACGCACTCCTCAGTGCAAAATCACCCTATAGGAAGCAGGAACCTGACTCCTGGGAAGAAGAGCTACAGGCATCTAAGCATGCCAAATCTCTTGTGCAGTTAGACAACGGCGTTAGAATTCCACCCAG tggtTGGAAGTGCTCAAAATGTGATCTTCGGGAGAATCTGTGGCTAAACCTGACAGATGGTTCAGTGTTGTGTGGGAAGTGGTTCTTTGATGGTAGAGGAGGGAATGGCCACGCACTGGAGCACTACAAGGAGACGGGTTATCCCCTGGCGGTGAAGTTGGGAACCATCACTCCTGATGGAGCAG ATGTCTATTCCTTTGATGAAGAGGAGCCGGTTTTAGATCCACATATAGCAAAGCATCTGGCACACTTTGGGATTGATATGCTGCAGATGCAAGTG acaGAGAACGGTCTAAGAGATAATGATATAAAACCAAGAGTCTCTGAATGGGAAGTGATTCAGGAAGCTGGCGTGAAACTCAAGCCCATGTATGGCCCAGGATATACCGGCATGAAGAACCTGGGGAATAGCTGCTACCTCAATGCTGTCATGCAGGCCATTTTCAGCATCCCAGAGTTCCAGCGAGC GTATGTGGGAAACCTTCCGAGAATATTTGACTACTCCCCAATTGATCCAACACAAGATTTCAACACTCAGAT GGCTAAATTGGGACATGGCCTCCTTTCAGGCCAGTATTCTAAACCACCCATGAAATCTGAGCTTATTGAACAGGTGATGAAAGAAGAACACAAG CCTCAACAAAATGGAATATCTCCACAGATGTTTAAAGCTTTTATAAGTAAAGACCACACAGAATTTTCCTCCAATAGACAACAAGATGCACAGGAGTTTTTCCTACATCTTATAAATCTAGTAGAG agaaatccTGTAGGTTCAGAAAACCCCAGTGATGTTTTCCGTTTCCTGGTGGAGGAGcgcacacagtgctgccagtCCAGAAAAGTACGCTACACTGAGAGGGTGGACTGTATCATGCAGTTACCTGTTGCCATGGAGGCAGCAACAAACAAAG ATGAATTAATTGCATATGAGCTgaaaaggagagaagcagaagctgcaAGGAGACCTCCACCAGAACTTGTCCGTGCCAAGATCCCATTCAGTGCATGTTTGCAGGCCTTCTCTGAACCAAGCAACGTAGAGGACTTCTGGAGCAGTGCCCTTCAAGCAAAATCTGCAGGAGTTAA GACTTCTcgttttgcttcatttcctcaGTACTTGGTGGTACAGATAAAGAAGTTCACCTTTGGCCTTGACTGGATACCCAAAAAGCTTG atgtTTCTATAGACATGCCAGATTTCCTGGATATCAACCACCTTCGAGCCACGGGTCTCCAGCCAGGAGAAGAGGAACTTCCCGACATTGCTCCTCCCATTGTCATTCCCGAAGACCCAAAAG atcgTATGGTGAACCATTTTGTGGAGT CTCTAGATATTGATGAGTCCTCGGTTATGCAACTGGCAGAGATGGGTTTTCCTTTGGAAGCATGTCGGAAAGCCGTGTACTATACAGGCAACCTCGGTGCTGAAGTGGCTTTCAACTGGATCATTGCACATATGGAAGAGCCAG ACTTTGCTGAGCCATTGGTTGTACCTGTGTTTGGGGGAGCTGCTTCCAGTGGTATGGCTGGCTTAGGGGctgttggactggataatcAACCTCCTGAAGAGATGGTCTCCATCATCATTTCCATGGGCTTCCAAAGGAGCCTTGCAATTCGAGCTCTGAAGGCAACA AACAATAACTTGGAGCGTGCACTGGAATGGATCTTCAGCCACCCTGAATTAGAGGAGGAAGATGGTGAGCCTGCTTTGAACATGATGGATTTGGAGAACCATACGAATGCAAATATCCTTGCAGAGACAAGATCAGAGGGACCCAGGATCAAAGATGGGCCTGGAA GGTATGAGCTGCTTGGGTTCATCAGCCACATGGGCACTTCCACAATGAGTGGTCACTACGTTTGTCATCtcaaaaaagaaggaag ATGGGTGATCTACAACGACCTTAAAGTCTGTGCCTCAGAACGACCTCCCAAAGACCTGggctacatttatttttaccacaGGATACCAAGTTAG